In one Conger conger chromosome 5, fConCon1.1, whole genome shotgun sequence genomic region, the following are encoded:
- the LOC133128198 gene encoding myomegalin-like isoform X7, translating into MKEACRICARELLGNQRRWIFHPASKHDLRALLSYALGQELARDGRGEFACSKCVFMLTRMYRFDTVIARVEALSIAHIWGLLMEKDRLRHCIRGLYRRSNSDEPGVRPGARADCTLPEAKYSALLQKDCAYSMYESWAEHEYQTLEGTNSLGLHPYLLRVSTNNGSRSCRKCNRLRVADSDYEAVCKVPRKVARSVSCRPTGHLASTPASRCGEPPVAAAAMPMGSPPVYPESTVQSLDIGIDDSREDQCCDSSCEEHACLALALRLARECTYRPVPRLPGSRLPILCKPASPGPGGTGTISSPLFETSNFKELDKSFSQKQPASDLEMLDLEQLWQDAHAEYLPFRQNLIEEQQAQLNQYECAAGQCVSELQKAQLQVQSLQAKIHESETNNKKLQEKLCEMESELRSIRQAAQCQERTIQGLSESVTTKDSEAEELYRVIEGQNDTLCKLREMAQRSQLQQMQGLEMWQEAGQTPAFGAEFLALQNSLFSTKLELEGSQRARRQMERQAADHIRARDRLHADLQEALQTLEKTEKHNQEMRCALQQTRCDLQVKEGQVKEKEGEREMEVEEREKTIRQLRISLKDKDHLLEEYSELMDRSRDPSESRDALLDKLRGRIKERDKALERSIDDKFHCLEEKEEEVRQLQLSIREKDRDMDRLRCVLSNNEDTITSLDRMVRGKDLELEQVSEAYRKLQWLKQEAEECQGRSLRERDAIIGQLQNSLQMGTKELEELTASLVSKVSADPSELVEKLRLHLQLKEHLFKEVLSDRSQQAQEHSTEVQELLSTIGARDQYIKESASQLRRVISERTDELQEVRKQLIAQDREVRELKLESEQRDREPRLELELLQSQLREKEALIQKLVQEREEPMVIATYEETPKAGDTTPRRQEVEAVEEELKLVLKKEKEAQLEVSTLHSTLTRQEEEVCSLSAQVEALTASIHAKEDLIKDMQKRLVDPSDLPLVEELTNELQALRESRAQQDTTSNDYQQRLLEQLVLEYSSLNAALRTEMKLYHSLTQIHAQGQGSGNTLQTELNTVQALRGQLEEVLARTQNVVLAVETSPNPQPDFGELNTDEEGEEEEEEEEEEEDGSSEYSDSIEEEDSKLTARTLATTMDSGVICKLEDPCPGLEKKVLSQSAAVDGRGLAEWRVEMQQLMEQKRAVERELGELKVQLEKAGFASLSQMRIALLNLQQENSELKQAAGHVTWRGWEQGVTSGLSSVNGGGVTVAIGNDRGVPGPDAPGAGEEVGPAQGKRGAPKVPLQDGQGKRRCTRPPSQDRGGLPSPSPTHPSHAQDEEPGRRRCEVREQVEVGLRSELALSRQESRDLQERLMVSEATVQAQAEQLKDYRELLTETSVEQASKQVQVDLQDLGYETCGRSENEAEREDTSSPEFDDLEMCTSLSGQQVRGTRWWGAGGAGAGCGGEEEDAETLRRHVRDLRAQLSRSTKVVRNLQARVRSLSATSDYASSLERPRKVNWSFQPSPSHSAADEDEGWQSDGPGHVPEPRPNRTLRELVSRVASLEAQLKSSKLEGKSIVEDPKSATWPGKYNTLIQAQARELSHLRQAMREGRGVCHILSQHLGDTTKAFEELLRANDIDYYMGQSFRQQLAQSSALADRVGTKISGWDRTELHEDKMGHELLALRLSKELQQKDKIIETLHTKLQQHADTPSSGHALSETTDQSDRTSFVSDEQGSTNEDLELCSDIDGPSEYVPEERSVRGGHMRLGADPPPKNGTPSQHIAIPSPTTASHGVQSSASCPSILCTPHNPVKTQVHEGLYSGTVSSSLPAPLTRYCPDLTPFDPHSPLMGPGGLSLGDIHQELQTLQKELGESFGVPHIKALSDLPPDTLSYPEPSAYLPLSQHAFHQPQLGSSDRTSTPKLDVGVLENNALWEAPHASLPVRVGAYGTISSGSSGYRSGASYTGADLIEEHLREIRGLRQQLEESVRTNERLRQQLEDRLASVGRESRASTNIYIQGIESLSQLTNENRALKEEILALQSRLQASRDSCKEVEHLREEVLMGRAQLKESELEVEEWREEVRRLQAHSCQQGQEIQQLKQERQTGQEHNNRLHHEVNLLQQQLAESRRLLHSLQCELQVYDRMCRNGKNPYAGYRGELTYSGVPSSQELGELLVEVRALRAQLERSVQENGALRVQLEQQLGGAIAVTNSNRRPNTIPVSPQRDGLYKRQLFHDALDPHADLEGEAPDGSFANRNGRHAVGHVDDFTALQQQVLEGKALVHKMKGELLDLDLGGAPDYGGVTDLLADAKTLQQILEEATSLLKMFWRAALPDGERFSQHIQKEKALQEEVHKLKLQVTKQEEVLEGTVERLRNSNRTKEGMERFIISQLSRTRDVLKKARSNLQKNESKISSLSSSSSSTSPYPAKAEVLRGPGEQPPDRSIMSPRPRVPARGVTSQRPARKRGGQCLLQVVTH; encoded by the exons TTCGACACTGTCATCGCCCGCGTGGAGGCGTTGTCTATTGCCCATATCTGGGGGCTACTCATGGAGAAGGACCGGCTGAGGCACTGCATCAGGGGGCTGTACCGCCGCAGCAACAGTGATGAGCCAGGGGTGAGGCCTGGGGCAAGGGCAGACTGCACCCTGCCTGAAGCCAAGTATAGTGCCCTACTCCAGAAGGACTGTGCCTACTCCATGTATGAGTCCTGGGCAGAACACGAGTACCAGACACTGGAAGGCACCAACTCCCTCGGTCTCCACCCGTACCTTTTGCGGGTCTCTACCAACAACGGTAGTAGAAGCTGCCGGAAATGCAACCGCCTGCGTGTGGCCGACTCAGACTATGAGGCGGTATGCAAGGTGCCCCGTAAGGTAGCCAGGAGCGTCTCCTGTAGGCCCACCGGACACTTAGCCAGCACCCCAGCAAGCCGCTGCGGAGAGCCACCTGTCGCTGCAGCAGCAATGCCTATGGGCTCCCCACCCGTTTATCCTGAGTCAACTGTGCAGTCCCTGGACATAGGCATCGATGATTCCAGGGAGGACCAGTGCTGTGACTCTTCATGTGAGGAGCATGCCTGCCTGGCGTTGGCCCTACGTCTGGCCAGAGAGTGCACTTACAGGCCTGTCCCCCGTCTGCCAGGCAGCAGGCTTCCCATCCTGTGCAAACCAGCCTCCCCTGGACCGGGGGGAACAGGAACTATCTCCAGCCCACTCTTTGAGACCTCCAACTTCAAGGAGCTGGACAAATCCTTCTCCCAGAAGCAGCCAGCGAGCGACCTGGAGATGCTTGATCTGGAGCAACTCTGGCAGGATGCCCATGCAGAGTATCTGCCATTCCGCCAG AACCTGATTGAAGAGCAGCAGGCCCAGCTGAACCAGTATGAATGTGCGGCGGGCCAGTGCGTCAGTGAGCTGCAGAAGGCCCAGCTGCAAGTGCAGTCCCTGCAGGCTAAGATCCATGAGAGTGAGACCAACAACAAG AAGctgcaggagaagctgtgtgagATGGAGTCAGAGCTGCGTTCCATCCGGCAGGCTGCACAGTGTCAGGAGCGCACCATCCAGGGACTGAGCGAGTCAGTTACCACCAAAGACAGTGAG GCGGAGGAGTTGTACCGCGTCATCGAGGGACAGAATGACACTTTGTGCAAACTGCGCGAGATGGCCCAGCGCAGTCAGCTGCAGCAAATGCAG GGGCTGGAGATGTGGCAGGAAGCAGGGCAGACCCCTGCATTTGGGGCAGAGTTCCTGGCTCTGCAGAACTCTCTCTTCTCCACCAAACTGGAGCTGGAGGGCAGCCAGAGGGCCCGGCGGCAGATGGAGAGGCAAGCGGCCGACCACATCCGTGCCCGTGACCGCCTCCATGCCGACCTGCAGGAGGCGCTGCAAACCCTGGAGAAAACCGAGAAGCACAATCAG gagATGCGATGTGCTCTTCAGCAGACTCGCTGTGATCTGCAGGTAAAGGAGGGGCAGGTgaaagaaaaggagggagagagagagatggaggtggaagagagagagaagaccaTCAGGCAGCTGAGAATCTCCCTGAAGGACAAAGACCACCTGCTGGAG GAATATTCAGAACTCATGGACCGTTCCAGAGACCCCAGCGAGTCcagggatgctcttctggaCAAGCTGAGGGGCCGCATTAAAGAAAGGGATAAAGCACTAGAG CGCTCCATCGACGACAAGTTCCACTgtctggaggagaaggaggaggaggtgcggcAGCTACAGCTCTCCATcagggagaaggacagagacATGGACAGATTGCGCTGTGTCCTGTCCAACAATGAGGACACAATCACT agccTGGACAGGATGGTGCGTGGGAAGGACCTGGAGCTGGAACAGGTCTCCGAGGCCTACAGGAAACTGCAGTGGCTGAAGCAGGAAGCAGAGGAGTGTCAGGGCCGGAGCCTCAGAGAGCGGGACGCCATAATTGGCCAGCTGCAGAACTCTCTCCAGATGGGCACCAAGGAATTGGAG gaacTGACTGCGTCGCTGGTCAGTAAGGTCTCAGCGGACCCCAGCGAGCTGGTGGAGAAGTTGAGGTTGCATCTCCAGCTGAAGGAGCATCTGTTCAAGGAGGTTCTGTCTGACCGGAGCCAGCAGGCCCAGGAGCACAGCACCGAGGTCCAGGAACTGCTCAGCACCATCGGTGCCAGAGACCAGTACATCAAG gagTCTGCGAGCCAGCTCAGGCGCGTAATCAGCGAGCGGACGGACGAGCTTCAGGAGGTGCGCAAGCAGCTGATCGCCCAGGACAGGGAGGTGAGAGAGCTGAAACTTGAGAGTGAACAGCGCGACAGAGAGCCACGCCTCGAGCTGGAACTTCTGCAGAGCCAGCTACGTGAGAAAGAGGCCCTCATacag AAGCTGGTGCAGGAGCGGGAGGAGCCCATGGTCATCGCCACGTATGAAGAGACACCAAAGG CAGGTGACACCACACCCAGGAGGCAGGAGGTGGAGGCGGTTGAAGAGGAGCTGAAGCTGGTGTTGAAGAAGGAAAAGGAGGCTCAG CTGGAGGTCTCCACCCTGCACTCCACCCTGaccagacaggaggaggaggtctgCTCCCTGTCGGCTCAGGTGGAGGCCCTCACTGCAAGCATCCATGCCAAAGAGGATCTCATCAAG GACATGCAAAAGCGTCTGGTGGATCCCTCTGACTTGCCATTGGTAGAGGAGCTGACCAATGAGCTACAGGCtctcagagagagcagagctcaGCAGGACACGACCAGTAATGACTACCAG CAGCGTCTTCTGGAGCAGCTGGTATTGGAGTACAGCAGCCTGAATGCAGCCCTGAGGACTGAGATGAAGTTGTATCACAGCCTGACTCAGATACACGCACAAGGACAGGG GTCTGGGAACACCCTGCAGACAGAGTTGAACACGGTTCAGGCACTGAGAGGGCAGCTTGAGGAGGTCCTAGCAAGGACCCAAAATGTCGTCCTGGCAGTGGAAACGTCACCAAATCCACAGCCTGATTTTGGAG AGCTCAACACAGACGAggaaggggaagaggaggaggaggaggaagaggaagaagaagatggCAGCAGTGAATACTCAGACAGCATTGAGGAGGAAGACAGCAAACTGACAGCTCGAACTCTAGCCACTACAATG GATTCTGGGGTCATCTGCAAACTGGAAGACCCATGCCCAGGTCTGGAGAAGAAGGTGCTATCCCAGAGTGCTGCAGTGGATGGGCGGGGCCTGGCAGAGTGGCGGGTGGAGATGCAGCAGCTGATGGAGCAGAAGAGGGCAGTGGAACGGGAGCTGGGGGAGCTGAAGGTGCAGCTGGAGAAGGCCGGCTTTGCCTCCCTGTCCCAGATGAG GATCGCACTTCTGAACCTGCAGCAGGAGAACAGCGAGCTGAAGCAGGCGGCGGGTCATGTGACGTGGAGAGGGTGGGAGCAAGGTGTGACGAGTGGGTTGAGCAGTGTCAATGGTGGGGGTGTAACCGTGGCGATCGGGAACGACAGGGGCGTCCCAGGACCAGATGCCCCGGGGGCTGGTGAGGAGGTGGGGCCAGCTCAGGGCAAACGTGGAGCCCCAAAGGTTCCTCTGCAGGATGGGCAGGGGAAGAGGAGGTGCACCCGGCCTCCATCTCAGGACCGAGGGGGTCTGCCATCCCCAAGTCCAACACATCCCTCACATGCACAG GACGAGGAGCCGGGTAGGAGGAGGTGCGAGGTGCgggagcaggtggaggtgggTCTGCGGTCGGAGCTGGCGCTGAGCAGGCAGGAGAGCCGAGATCTGCAGGAGAGGCTGATGGTGTCAGAGGCCACGGTTCAGGCCCAGGCAGAGCAGCTGAAGGACTACAGAGAGCTACTGA CCGAGACGTCAGTGGAGCAGGCCAGTAAGCAGGTGCAAGTGGACCTGCAGGATCTGGGATACGAGACTTGCGGCCGGAGTGAGAacgaggcagagagagaagacaCCAGCAGCCCAG AGTTTGACGACCTGGAGATGTGCACCAGCCTATCGGGGCAGCAGGTGCGCGGGACGCGAtggtggggggctgggggggctggCGCAGGGTGCGGCGGTGAAGAAGAGGACGCCGAGACTCTCCGGCGACACGTCCGCGACCTGCGCGCCCAGCTCTCCCGCTCCACCAAGGTGGTCCGTAACCTGCAGGCGCGCGTGCGCTCGCTTTCCGCCACCAGCGACTATGCCTCCAGCCTGGAGCGCCCGCGCAAGGTCAACTGGAGCTTCCAGCCCTCGCCCTCCCACAGCGCCGCGGACGAGGACGAGGGCTGGCAGTCGGACGGGCCGGGCCACGTCCCCGAACCGCGGCCTAACCGCACACTGAGGGAGCTGGTGTCACGCGTGGCTTCCCTGGAGGCCCAGCTGAAGAGCTCCAAGCTGGAGGGAAAGAGCATCGTAGAGGACCCGAAATCCGCCACCTGGCCAGG GAAGTACAACACGCTGATCCAGGCGCAGGCCCGCGAGCTGTCTCACCTGCGGCAGGCCATGAGGGAGGGCCGGGGCGTGTGCCACATCCTGAGCCAGCACCTGGGCGACACCACCAAGGCCTTCGAGGAGCTGCTGCGCGCCAACGACATCGACTACTACATGGGCCAGAGCTTCCGCCAGCAGCTGGCCCAGAGCAGCGCGCTGGCTGACCGCGTTGGCACCAAGATCAGCGGAT GGGATCGCACAGAACTTCACGAGGACAAAATGGGTCATGAGTTGCTTGCTCTGCG GCTGAGTAAGGAGCTCCAGCAGAAGGACAAGATCATCGAGACCCTTCACACCAAGCTTCAGCAGCACGCGGACACGCCTTCCAGTGGTCACGCCCTGTCCGAGaccactgaccaatcagacaGGACCTCCTTCGTGTCAGACGAGCAGGGCTCCACCAATGAGGACCTGGAGCTGTGTTCGGACATTGACGGCCCCAGCGAATATGTGCCTGAGGAGCGGAGCGTGCGAGGAGGGCACATGCGGCTCGGTGCAG ATCCACCTCCCAAAAATGGCACTCCATCACAGCACATAGCTATACCATCACCCACCACTGCATCTCACGGAGTTCAGTCATCCGCTAGCTGTCCCAGCATCCTGTGCACACCACACAACCCAGTGAAGACTCAGGTCCATGAAG GCTTGTATTCTGGGACTGTGTCCAGctctctccccgcccccctGACCCGCTACTGCCCTGACCTCACACCCTTTgacccccactctcccctcaTGGGACCTGGGGGACTCTCCCTGGGCGATATTCACCAGGAGCTGCAGACCCTGCAGAAGGAGCTGGGAGAAA GTTTTGGTGTACCTCATATAAAGGCGCTGTCTGACTTACCCCCAGACACCCTCTCCTACCCTGAGCCATCCGCCTACCTAcctctatcccagcatgcctttCACCAGCCTCAGCTTGGCAGCTCTGACAGGACCTCCACCCCAAAGCTGGACGTGGGTGTCCTGGAGAATAATGCATTATGGGAAGCACCCCACGCCAGTCTGCCAGTGAGGGTTGGTGCTTATGGCACTATCTCTTCCGGGTCGTCTGGCTATCGGTCTGGTGCCAGTTACACAG GTGCTGATCTAATCGAGGAACACCTTAGGGAGATTCGGGGACTGCGGCAGCAGCTGGAGGAATCTGTTCGCACCAACGAGCGACTGAGGCAGCAGCTGGAAGACAGGCTGGCCTCAGTGGGCCGGGAGAGCA GAGCGTCCACAAACATCTACATCCAAGGGATAGAGTCTCTCAGCCAGCTAACCAACGAGAATCGAGCCCTAAAGGAGGAGATCCTGGCTCTGCAGTCCCGGCTGCAGGCTAGCAGAG ATAGCTGCAAGGAGGTGGAGCACCTGCGTGAGGAAGTGCTGATGGGGCGGGCGCAGCTGAAGGAGTCAgagctggaggtggaggagtggagggaggaggtgaggagacTGCAGGCACACAGCTGTCAGCAGGGCCAGGAGATCCAGCAGCTGAAGCAGGAGCGGCAGACTGGCCAGGAGCACAACAACCG gctCCATCACGAGGTGAacctgctgcagcagcagcttGCAGAAAGCCGCAGGCTCCTGCACTCACTGCAGTGTGAGCTGCAGGTGTACGATCGCATGTGCAGGAACGGCAAGAACCCCTACGCAG GGTACAGGGGTGAGCTGACGTACTCCGGGGTGCCCTCATCCCAGGAGTTGGGTGAGCTGCTGGTGGAGGTCCGCGCCCTTCGGGCACAGCTTGAGCGCAGCGTGCAGGAGAACGGCGCCCTGCGCGTGCAGCTGGAACAGCAGCTGGGCGGGGCCATCGCCGTCACGAACAGCAACCGTCGGCCCAACACCATCCCAGTGAGCCCCCAGCGGGACGGCCTGTATAAGAGGCAGCTGTTTCACG ATGCACTAGACCCGCACGCAGACCTGGAAGGAGAGGCGCCCGACGGCTCCTTTGCCAACAGGAACGGGCGACATGCCGTGGGGCACGTGGATGACTTCACCGCCCTCCAGCAGCAGGTCCTGGAGGGGAAGGCACTGGTGCACAAGATGAAGGGGGAGCTGCTGGATCTGGACCTCGGCGGG GCTCCGGACTATGGCGGTGTGACGGACCTCCTGGCTGATGCCAAGACCCTGCAGCAGATCCTGGAGGAGGCTACCTCTCTCCTGAAGATGTTCTGGAGGGCAGCACTGCCCGATGGCGAGAGGTTCTCCCAGCACATCCAAAAG GAGAAGGCTCTGCAGGAGGAGGTTCACAAACTGAAGCTGCAGGTCACGAAGCAGGAAGAGGTGTTGGAAGGCACTGTCGAGAGGCTCAGGAACTCCAACCGCACCAAGGAGGGCATGGAGCGCTTCATCATCAGCCAGC tgtCCAGGACACGTGACGTCCTGAAAAAAGCACGGTCAAATCTGCAG AAGAATGAGTCCAAGATTTCCTCCTTAagttcctcttcttcctctacctccccTTACCCTGCTAAAG